The Silene latifolia isolate original U9 population chromosome Y, ASM4854445v1, whole genome shotgun sequence sequence CCGTATTTCACGCACAAAATCTATCTTATTTCTTGCAAAATCAATCCCGAATACCCCAAGAAATTGTCcttgatcgagtataaatacCTGATTCCTTTGTCAGAATGAGGAGAGAGAGGAAGAAGGGAATACCCAAATATTTTAGAGATATTGAGCGAAATTGTGTGACGATTTGAGACCTAATTGGGTCGTGAGAGCAGTAGGAGACCGTACTCGGGCAGAGTCTTAGCACACGGCCGAGTAAGGGCGAGTTTGTGGCGGATCCTGAGGTGCGACAATCTGATGTTCCGACTACAAGTTCAGGGCAGAAATTAAGTTCTCTCTACCTCTCTTGTATTCAATTTATGGTTCATTTTCGTTGATTAATTCTAGTATTGGAAACCGTTGGTTGTTTATTGGTAATCTTTCAGTTATTTGTATCCGAATTTTTACTCGTTTTAATCGTAAGTTACAATCTTCAGTTTataatttgttatcttattatgATTGGAATTGTATACTTCTGCTAATTGTGTGATTATGGCTTAGTTTGAGTCACATAATTCCAGTAGCAACTAGTTTAGGTAAATCTTTGCAAATTGGGGTTTAGTTTAAGGTAGGAGTAAAATTTGGTCAGTTAATCGTTCGGGTATTGACGACACTTAAACGGGTTAATTGGGTTAATGATATTTTCTTGGTTGAATAATGCTGCTAATTCGGTCTTTAGTAGGGTGTGACAAACTTTCATCGGTCGATTAGTTAAGAATCGGTCTAGGCTTAGTTCAGGTCGGTTGTAATCTAAGAGAGGTTAGGGAGTTATTGTTATCTTTAATTCCGCAGTTAATCTATAAATAAACTGAAAATTTGACGTAAACAATAATCGGTTCACAAACTAGAATTACCAGTAGAATATAAGTTAATTGGGGTATTTAACTTCGCGTCTAGCTTTAGTATTTAGTTATGTTATTTCGTTTAAAATCACAAATGAACCCTCCCTTAATCGTACATAATGTAAATAGCCGTAAATACGTAACTTatggtatatatgtaagttagtagATAATAATACTAgatagttaattagtttttccagtctctccgtgggatcgaccctacttatcctttactatgtttatatttttgaggttaagatagatttataaattattaatttgtatacgctAAACGACAcgtaccaaattttggcgccgttgccggggagattgATGAATTAATAATTTTCTATGTTTTGTATTAAGTATCTATCTCTCTTTTGGTTGGATTTTATGGAAATCATAAGTAGACGACATGTTTTGTTAATACTTTTTGCATGATGTTTTCTTATGTTCTTTCTACTTGTTTTTTGAATCCAGCTAGACTAATTCTGCAACCCCCTTGTTTTGATCAATTTTAATTTGTTAAACTAATACATGCTGGCATATATATTAATCCAGGATAGAAATTTCTCACTATTATGGACTCTTTTGTTTACAGAATGACTAAAAGGGGTAAACTTATAAGTTACACTTGTTAAATATGCCTACCTTGTTAGGGTACCAAATTGGCACCTAATGTTCCATTTACCATGTTGGAcgagagatttaaatgttattattATACACCGGGTTGTCGATGCTTTGGACTTCTGGAGTAGCTAGGAATTTAAGCCCTTACTATTTTGTGGTTATTATGGTTAATCAGGTTATGATTAGAATAATGAGTAAATACTGAGATGATCAAAGAGCTTGGTTTGGGAATATAGTGACATGGTATTTTATGGTAGTTTGAACTGAGCAGAGTATGATATAAAAGAGTGTACAGGAACTTGGGCAGTGAGTACAGGAATAAATTGTGGGTGAGTGACATTGTTTTTAGGAAGCTTGGTAGTCTAGCTAACTACTTGTCTTCTgctttacgttttttttttttttttgataaaatgtgagtatatatatatatcaaaaatagGATTTACATGTAATGCAAATCCTTAGTTACATAAGGTTCTTATGGCAAAGCCAAGTTACATCATTAGCACTCAAATTCTCCCTACCTCTTCCTCTAATTCTAGCTTTCATTCCATCACTTATCTGCAAGGCAACATGTCTTGGATGCATTAAGACCATATCATTCCTGCACTTGTTCCTCTGGAACCAGATAGAATAGAGTGCCCCCAAGAACAAAGCAATCTGAACTCCTCTCTGGACAACTGTACCTCCTCTATTAGCCCACCACATTAGATCAACTGCCAGAGGAAAGCTACACCCAGTAACCTGCTGCATAGCCATCATCACTCGTCTGCTGTACTGGCaagcaaagaaaagaggagccAAGGACTCATTATCCTGACCACATAGCAGACAGCAGGCATCAACATCCATCCCATAGGTTAACAACTTATCCACAGTATTTAAAGCCTCATGTGCCACTAACCATCCCATGAACTGATGCTTAGGTAGAGCCCAACTGTTCCAGACAACCTTACTCCAGTATGCAAGAGGACTAACATTCCTGAGCCACTCATAACATCCACTAGGAGTGTATCCCGTGGGTTGAACCACCCAGACCCCATCCACAAAGCCATGAGCTAATTCCTGCTTAACCTTACAGATCCTTCTCCAAACCCAGCTTGAGTTAGTTGAAGGACAGTACGCAAGCCGATCTCTCTCCCCCTCCGATATGGTTACACTGCACCCTTTGTACCCGCAGAGGGAGTCTCTTTTCTCTGCAATCCAATTCACCAGACGACCCACCATTGCTTTGTTCCATACCTCCTGATCCTTCAGACCCAATCCTCCTTCTTCCTTAGGCTTACAAATTTTTTCCCATGCCACTAAAGGAACCCTCCTATATTCTGTACCATTTTCCCAGAGAAAATTTCTACAGATGGCTTCTATATTCTTAATGATGCCCTTAGGTAGGACAAACATCGAGGCCCAATATGAGTGCAGGGTGTTTAGGACAGATTTGATCAACACAAGCCTGCCAGCATAAGAGAAATTTCTTGCTCCATAATTATGAATCCTCCCACATATTTTCTCAATGAGACAAGCACAATCAGATATCTTAAGTCTTATAGTTTGGATAGGCATTCCCAAGTATTTAAAAGGGAGAGCACCTTCAGTAAAGCCTGATATCTTTAAGATATCAGTCTTGATGTGATCAGGCACCCCTCTAAAGTAAGCATTGGATTTAGCAGGACTGATTTTAAGGTCAGATGCTTTTGAGAAGGTGGAAAAGGACTGTAATAAAAGCATCATAGAGGTAGTGTCACCTTTACTGAACAGCAacacatcatcagcaaacatcaggtAGGCCAATCTTTGATTTTTGTACATTGGATGGAAATGAAAGTCATACTTAGAAGCTGCATATCTCAAAGTTCTGGTTAGATACTCCATACACAGGGTAAAGAGGAGGGGGAGAGAGGATCCCCTTGTCTAAGCCCTCTCTTGCCCTGAAAGAAGCCAAACATATCCCCATTAAGAGATAATGAGAAGGAAGCTGTGGTCACATACTGCATAATCATGCTATGGAAGCCAACTGGAAATTTCAAAGATCCTCAATAATCGCTCCACAAACCGCCATTCCATCGTATCATATGCCTTCTGCAGGTCAATTTTGAATAAACATCTGGGTGAAGCATTTGGTCTCTCACACAACCTTATTAGATCTTGGCATATCAGGATATTCTCCTGAATACTCCTGTTTTGAATGAATGCACCCTGATTCCGGTCTACAATATGTGGTAACACTACTGCAAGCCTGTTACATAGTAATTTAGATATGATCTTGTACACAACATTGCAACATGCTATAGGCCTGAACTGAGTAACATTCTGAGGTCTCTCACATTTTGGTATCAAGGTAAGAGTGGTGGCATTGATTTGTGTCAGTAATCTCTTCTGAGTGAAGAAATCCTGAACAGCTCCAATCACTTCTCCCCCTACCTCTCCCCATGCATCCTTAAAGAACTTACTCGTGTACCCATCTGGTCCAGGTGATTTAATATCCGGTATACTGATCAATGCATCTCTAATCTCCTTCCCACTGACAGGTCTCATCAAGGATGCACAATCATCTGAACTGCACACAGGTCCCTGCTCAATTATTCTTTTATGGATCTTGCTAATAGCCTGGCTGGTGCCAAGCAGGCCTTTATAATAGTCCAAGAATGCAGTTTGAATTTGGTCAGGGGTATCACAAACTCTCCCAGCAGTGTCCTCAATTCTAAATACCTTGTTCCTATGGTTTCTCTGCTTAAGCAATCCATGAAAGAAGGCACTATTTGAGTCCCCATCTTGTACCCATTTATGCTTTGCCTTTTGAGCTAGATAGCTATCTCTTGCTGCAGATAACTCTTTCAGACTGGCAGTAGCATCTGATTCAAGAGCTCTCTTCTGCATATCTGATGGATCTTTGCCTAGCTGCTCTTGTAATTCCTCTATCTGCTTCTGTTTGATATCAGCTGCTTATTCAATGTCACTAAATTTCTCCCTATTCAGTTGCTTTAAAGCAGGTTTCAGCAGCTTCAATTTCTTAACAAGCTTAAACATTGGAGTCCCATCTACTCTAGACTGCCAGGTATTTCTCACAATAGGAATGAACTCCTTGGATCCACCCCATATATTGAAATACTTGAAGCATTTCTTGCCCTGCACTTGCTTGTTGCTTCTCACAATACAAGGTGTATGATCATACAATCCCTCTGGAAGAAAATGGGCATACAAGTCTTTCAGATGATCACACCAGTCCTTATTAATCAATACCCTGTCCAATCTGCTATATATCCTCTCCTCAGGCTGTTGTTTGTTATTCTAAGTATATAGAGCACCAGTAGCTGCTATGTCCAGGACACCACAGTCAACTACACAGTCCCTAAAAGGCTCCATTTCAGAATTAGGCACATTTCCACCAACTCTCTCATTTGCTGCCAATACACAATTAAAATCTCCTGCTATAGCCCATGGTCCAACAATAGTCCCTGCAATTCTCCTCAAGTGTCCCCAAAGAGGAGCTCTATCATTAATACCATTGAAGGCATACACCATTGTCAGATAGAAGACAGTCTTACTCACTAAAGATTCTACCTTCATATGGATGAATTGAGCATTGTATTCCAGAAAATGGACCCTAAAAGACCTAGGCTGCCAAAGAATCCAAATCCTACCTCCATTGTGATATCCACTATTAGTAGATATACTCCaattattaaaattatttacaacgTTATGAAAAGCTTtgctctttatttttgtttctaataAGCCAAAAAGACCTACTCCTTTATTTTGCAAAAAGAAATTAATAGCCTTCTGTTTACCAACTCTATTCATTCCCCTAACATTCCAGAACCCTATACTATCCATtagataaattaaaataagaggGTTACCACTACCATTTCCAGCTGCACCAGCTTTACCAGGAGACTTAAGTACCTCTTTGTATGAGTGTGCACCAAAAGACTCCCTGCTATACCCATTCTTCTCACTTTCATGCTCACTGTCTCCCCTTCTCCGTAACACCAATCTCTTGACTGGGGTCTTAGGCAACTTGGAAGGAGAGGTAATAGCTTTGCTAGGGACCACTTGCATTTCTGATGTTGTTATCTTGTGATTGGCATTCTTCACAACTGGCCTCCATACTTTCTTGGTCACTATCTTCTCCTTAACCAATTTGTCTTTCCTACACTGTTCCTGATCATGCCCCATACCTTGACATTTCGTACATTTAATAGGTTTCCAATCATATTCAATGTCAATTTGATTTACTAACCCATGCTCATCCTTGAATGCTATTTTGGCTGGCAACTCCTGATCAACTACCAACTCTACCATAACACGAGCAAACCCTAGTCTGGTTCTTTCCTCAGTAGCTGTATCATTCTTGACATATTTACCTACAATGCCTGCAATTTTTGGTAACCCCTTTCCCCAGAACTTCAGAGGCAACCTGTGCAGTCTTATCCACGCAGGAACACACTTCACATCCTCTTTAGTCATCTCCATGTCTCTCTCCCAAGCTTTCACTATCATTGGCTTGTTATCAAAAAGGTAGTGTCCTGAAGCAAGGACCTTCTCTTTTATTTCCATCGTTTTAAACCTAACCAGGAATATCCCATTGGGCAAAAAAGAAATCTTGTCTATATTATACCTCGTCCAGATTCTCCTTATAAAACCTTCAACTATATCCCATGGTGGGTTGGCTCCCAATATAAAGCAAACAAcagcctgtaacac is a genomic window containing:
- the LOC141630683 gene encoding uncharacterized protein LOC141630683 — its product is MEYLTRTLRYAASKYDFHFHPMYKNQRLAYLMFADDVLLFSKGDTTSMMLLLQSFSTFSKASDLKISPAKSNAYFRGVPDHIKTDILKISGFTEGALPFKYLGMPIQTIRLKISDCACLIEKICGRIHNYGARNFSYAGRLVLIKSVLNTLHSYWASMFVLPKGIIKNIEAICRNFLWENGTEYRRVPLVAWEKICKPKEEGGLGLKDQEVWNKAMVGRLVNWIAEKRDSLCGYKGCSVTISEGERDRLAYCPSTNSSWVWRRICKVKQELAHGFVDGVWVVQPTGYTPSGCYEWLRNVSPLAYWSKVVWNSWALPKHQFMGWLVAHEALNTVDKLLTYGMDVDACCLLCGQDNESLAPLFFACQYSRRVMMAMQQVTGCSFPLAVDLMWWANRGGTVVQRGVQIALFLGALYSIWFQRNKCRNDMVLMHPRHVALQISDGMKARIRGRGRENLSANDVTWLCHKNLM
- the LOC141630685 gene encoding uncharacterized protein LOC141630685, whose protein sequence is MGVLQAVVCFILGANPPWDIVEGFIRRIWTRYNIDKISFLPNGIFLVRFKTMEIKEKVLASGHYLFDNKPMIVKAWERDMEMTKEDVKCVPAWIRLHRLPLKFWGKGLPKIAGIVGKYVKNDTATEERTRLGFARVMVELVVDQELPAKIAFKDEHGLVNQIDIEYDWKPIKCTKCQGMGHDQEQCRKDKLVKEKIVTKKVWRPVVKNANHKITTSEMQVVPSKAITSPSKLPKTPVKRLVLRRRGDSEHESEKNGYSRESFGAHSYKEVLKSPGKAGAAGNGSGNPLILIYLMDSIGFWNVRGMNRVGKQKAINFFLQNKGVGLFGLLETKIKSKAFHNVVNNFNNWSISTNSGYHNGGRIWILWQPRSFRVHFLEYNAQFIHMKVESLVSKTVFYLTMVYAFNGINDRAPLWGHLRRIAGTIVGPWAIAGDFNCVLAANERVGGNVPNSEMEPFRDCVVDCGVLDIAATEGLYDHTPCIVRSNKQVQGKKCFKYFNIWGGSKEFIPIVRNTWQSRVDGTPMFKLVKKLKLLKPALKQLNREKFSDIE